One stretch of Streptomyces sp. A2-16 DNA includes these proteins:
- a CDS encoding luciferase family protein yields the protein MTPAERALERLEAWSDLSTGLPSCGAGLALRSAHSEIVHFHPGRDVDLHLTEAAIRRFRDDLEESTAVRLLPGSRWVTVHLDCETDVDLLMSLVSVALKAHQASPRPAGPAACNFHRVTVVPRDVAFAPIRR from the coding sequence ATGACTCCGGCCGAGCGCGCCCTGGAGCGCCTGGAGGCGTGGTCCGACCTCAGTACGGGCCTGCCCAGCTGCGGAGCGGGGCTGGCGCTGCGCTCCGCACACAGCGAGATAGTGCACTTCCATCCGGGGCGGGACGTGGACCTGCACCTCACCGAAGCGGCCATCCGCAGATTCCGCGACGACCTAGAGGAGTCGACCGCGGTCCGGCTGCTGCCCGGCTCCCGCTGGGTCACCGTCCACCTCGACTGCGAGACCGACGTCGACCTGCTGATGAGCCTGGTCAGCGTGGCGCTCAAGGCCCACCAGGCGAGTCCGCGTCCGGCCGGGCCGGCCGCGTGCAACTTCCACCGGGTCACGGTGGTCCCCCGAGACGTCGCTTTCGCGCCGATTCGGCGATAA